Proteins from a genomic interval of Cuculus canorus isolate bCucCan1 chromosome 19, bCucCan1.pri, whole genome shotgun sequence:
- the PRRT1B gene encoding proline rich transmembrane protein 1B yields the protein MDREEPGGTGCGPQGDPPPPAHGDPPVVVAAVTNAAFEEDPPPYSPPDPKNVHLLYPPFPAGFSLQQMPIVYQPGPGHGVFPPPGIPAVPLPCAANDGQPSTGTSAAGHGQRLPKDYMVESVLVTIFCCLLTGVIALVYAHETRAALGRGDMAQANVASKKAQSLVLFSLLFGLFASTTWVIYVLVVLYL from the exons ATGGACCGAGAGGAGCCGGGGGGCACCGGCTGCGGTCCCCAAGGGGacccccctcctcctgcccatggggacccccccgtGGTGGTGGCGGCCGTCACCAACGCAGCCTTCGAGGAGGACCCACCGCCCTACTCGCCCCCGGACCCCAAGAACGTTCATCTCCTCTACCCGCCGTTCCCCGCCGGCTTCTCCCTTCAGCAAATGCCCATCGTCTACCAGCCGGGGCCAGGACACGGAGTCTTCCCCCCCCCGGGCATCCCTGCTGTGCCCCTGCCCTGCGCCGCC AACGACGGGCAGCCGAGCACGGGGACATCGGCCGCTGGGCACGGGCAGCGCCTGCCCAAGGACTACATGGTGGAGTCGGTGCTGGTGACCATCTTCTGCTGCCTACTGACTGGGGTCATCGCCCTTGTCTACGCCCACGAG ACCCGGGCGGCGCTGGGCCGTGGGGACATGGCCCAGGCAAATGTGGCATCCAAAAAAGCCCAGTCGCTGGtcctcttcagcctcctcttcgGGTTGTTCGCCTCCACCACCTGGGTCATCTACGTCCTGGTGGTCCTGTACCTATGA
- the UCK1 gene encoding uridine-cytidine kinase 1 — protein MASAGAAEPERPLPHPKPFLIGVSGGTASGKSTVCEKIVELLGQNAVERRQRKVQILSQDSFYKVLTAEQQAKALRGQYNFDHPDAFDNDLMRTTLKNIVEGKTVEVPTYDFVTHSRLAETTVVYPADVVLFEGILVFYNQDIRDMFHLRLFVDTDSDVRLSRRVLRDMKRGRDLEQILTQYTTFVKPAFEEFCLPTKKYADVIIPRGVDNMVAINLIVQHIQDILNGDICKWQRGAMNGHGRTYKRPFPEQTEGSNVLAAGKRSHLESSSRPH, from the exons ATGGCCTCCGCCGGCGCCGCCGAGCCCGAGCGGCCGCTCCcgcaccccaagcccttcctCATCGGCGTCAGCGGCGGCACCGCCAGCGGCAAG TCCACAGTCTGCGAGAAGATcgtggagctgctggggcagaaTGCGGTGGAGCGGCGACAGCGGAAGGTGCAGATCCTGAGCCAGGACAGCTTCTACAAGGTGCTGACGGCCGAGCAGCAGGCCAAGGCACTGAGGGGCCAGTACAACTTTGACCACCCAG ATGCTTTTGATAATGATTTGATGCGTACAACCCTGAAAAATATTGTGGAGGGCAAAACGGTTGAGGTACCAACGTACGACTTCGTGACACATTCTAG GCTGGCAGAGACAACAGTGGTCTATCCCGCTGATGTTGTTCTCTTTGAGGGGATCCTTGTTTTCTACAATCAAGACATTCGGGACATGTTTCATCTCCGGCTCTTTGTGGACACGGATTCTGATGTCCGGCTGTCCCGCAGAG TTCTGCGAGATATGAAGCGTGGGCGGGACCTTGAGCAGATCCTCACCCAGTACACCACATTCGTCAAGCCTGCCTTTGAGGAATTCTGCTTGCCG ACAAAGAAGTACGCGGACGTGATCATCCCCCGAGGAGTTGACAACATGG TTGCTATAAACCTCATAGTGCAGCACATTCAAGACATCCTAAACGGAGACATCTGCAAGTGGCAGCGAGGGGCAATGAACGGACACGGTCGGACCTACAAGCGCCCATTCCCTGAACAAACGGAGGGCAGCAACGTGCTTGCAGCTGGCAAACGCTCCCACCTGGAGTCCAGCAGCCGCCCGCATTAA
- the POMT1 gene encoding protein O-mannosyl-transferase 1, with product MLGFLKKPLVVTVEINMNLVALTVMGLISRLWRLSYPRAVVFDEVYYGQFVSLYMKRIFFVDDSGPPFGHMLLALGGYLGGFDGNFLWNRIGAEYSMNVPVWSLRLLPALAGALCVPLAYQILVELQFSHCTALGAALLILLENSLITQSRFMLLESILIFFILLAVLSYLKFYNLQRHSSFSGSWWFWLFLTGVACSCAVGVKYMGLFTYILLLTIAGLHFWHMIGDQNLSNVALLCHFLARGLALVIMPVAMYLSFFYVHLILLYRSGPHDQIMTSAFQASLEGGLARITQGQPLEVAYGSQITLRNVLGKPMQCWLHSHTNTYPIRYENGRGSSHQQQVTCYPFKDVNNWWIVKDPGMQQLVVSNPPRPVRHGHIVQLVHGITTRYLNTHDVAAPLSPHSQEVSCYIDYNISMPAQNLWRVEIVNRESDTDVWKTILSEVRFVHVNTSAVLKLSGASLPEWGYRQLEVVGEKLSKGYHQSMVWNVEEHRYGKSQEQKEREVELHSPTQMDISKNLSFMAKFTELQWKILTLKNEDTEHKYSSSALDWITMDTNIAYWLHPTSGAQIHLLGNVVTWASANIAALVYTCLSLWYLIRRRRKIYDIPEDAWRLWVSAGGICIGGWAVNYLPFFLMEKTLFLYHYLPALTFQVLLIPIVLQHLGNHLCRSLLLKSMFGALIVAWFSSVYLVYCTFSPVTYGEPSLSATELKDLRWKDSWNILIRKQ from the exons ATGTTGGGGTTTCTGAAGAAGCCACTTGTGGTCACTGTGGAGATAAATATGAACCTCGTGGCATTGACTGTGATGGGATTAATAAGCCGTCTTTGGAGGCTTTCCTACCCCCGGGCTGTAGT TTTTGATGAAGTTTATTATGGCCAATTTGTTTCGCTCTACATGAAGAGGATCTTCTTTGTGGATGACAGCGGCCCACCTTTTGGCCATATGCTGCTTGCTTTGGGAG GTTACTTAGGAGGATTTGATGGAAACTTCTTATGGAACAGGATTGGAGCTG AGTATAGCATGAATGTTCCTGTTTGGTCTTTGCGACTCCTGCCAGCCCTGGCTGGTGCTCTCTGTGTGCCTTTAGCATACCAGATTTTGGTGGAACTACAGTTCTCCCACTGTACTGCACTCGGAGCTGCTCTTCTGATTCTCTTAG AGAATTCTTTGATCACCCAGTCAAGATTCATGCTCCTGGAatcaatattgattttttttatcctacTTGCAGTTTTGTCCTACCTCAAGTTCTACAATTTACAAAGGCACAG TTCCTTCTCTGGGAGCTGgtggttttggcttttcttgACTGGAGTAGCTTGTTCTTGTGCGGTTGG AGTGAAATATATGGGCCTGTTTACCTATATACTGCTCTTGACCATCGCAGGACTCCACTTCTGGCACATGATAGGGGACCAGAACTTGTCAAAT GTTGCCTTGCTGTGCCATTTTCTAGCTCGGGGACTGGCCCTCGTCATCATGCCGGTGGCGATGTACCTGTCCTTCTTCTATGTGCACTTGATTTTGCTGTATCGCTCTGGGCCTCATGACCAGATTATGACAAGCGCATTCCAAGCCAGCTTGGAG GGTGGGCTGGCTCGAATCACTCAGGGTCAGCCCTTAGAGGTGGCCTACGGCTCTCAGATTACTCTGCGGAATGTGCTGGGCAAGCCCATGCAGTGCTGGCTTCATTCTCACACGAATACTTACCCCATCAG GTATGAGAATGGCCGAGGTAGTTCCCATCAACAGCAGGTGACCTGCTATCCCTTCAAGGATGTGAACAACTGGTGGATTGTCAAAGATCCTGGAAT gcagcagctggtggtGAGTAACCCACCCCGTCCTGTCAGACATGGACACATCGTGCAGCTGGTCCACGGCATCACGACGCGGTACCTCAACAC GCATGATGTTGCTGCCCCTCTTAGCCCCCACTCCCAGGAAGTTTCCTGCTATATTGATTATAACATCTCTATGCCAGCACAGAACCTCTGGAGAGTG GAGATTGTAAATCGGGAGTCTGACACAGATGTGTGGAAGACAATTCTGTCAGAAGTGAGATTTGTCCATGTGAACACTTCTGCAGTGCTAAAG CTCAGTGGAGCATCTTTACCTGAGTGGGGATACCGGCAGCTGGAGGTGGTTGGAGAGAAGCTATCCAAAGGCTACCACCAGAGCATGGTGTGGAACGTGGAAGAGCACAGATATGGGAAAA gcCAAGAGCAAAAAGAGAGGGAAGTGGAACTCCACTCTCCTACACAGATGGACATAAGTAAAAACCTCAGCTTCATGGCAAAGTTCACAGAATTGCAA tGGAAAATactcacattaaaaaatgaagacacaGAACATAAGTACAGCTCCTCTGCTCTTGACTGGATCACAATGGATACAAATATTGCCTACTGGCTCCATCCAACCTCTGGT GCCCAGATCCACCTCCTTGGGAATGTTGTCACCTGGGCTTCAGCTAACATTGCTGCCTTGGTCTACACATGCCTGTCCCTGTGGTACTTGATACGACGACGAAGGAAGATTTATGACATTCCTGAAG ACGCGTGGCGGCTGTGGGTGTCAGCCGGGGGGATCTGCATTGGAGGCTGGGCTGTGAATTACCTGCCCTTCTTCCTGATGGAGAAAACGCTTTTCCTGTACCACTACCTGCCTGCCCTCACATTCCAGGTTCTCCTGATTCCCATCGTCTTGCAGCACCTTGGCAATCACCTCTGCAG ATCTCTGCTTCTCAAAAGCATGTTCGGTGCCCTGATCGTAGCctggttttcctctgtttaCCTGGTCTACTGCACATTCAGCCCTGTGACCTACGGGGAGCCCTCGCTGTCTGCCACCGAACTCAAGGACTTGCGCTGGAAGGACAGCTGGAACATCCTCATCCGAAAACAGTAA